From Cronobacter turicensis z3032, the proteins below share one genomic window:
- the yobH gene encoding Uncharacterized protein yobH produces MRYLIRIAALVIVAWVALLFSGYGVLIGSHENAAGLGLQCRYLTARQVVNAQFIHSDTGIIGITACPVLRKSETVVDNS; encoded by the coding sequence ATGCGCTATTTGATTCGTATCGCCGCACTCGTCATCGTGGCCTGGGTTGCGCTGCTTTTCAGCGGTTATGGAGTGTTGATTGGCAGTCATGAGAATGCCGCGGGCTTAGGATTGCAGTGCCGCTATCTGACAGCGAGACAGGTGGTCAACGCGCAGTTCATCCATTCTGACACCGGGATCATCGGCATTACCGCCTGCCCGGTGCTGCGTAAAAGCGAAACCGTCGTGGATAACAGCTAA
- the mgrB gene encoding Protein mgrB homolog yields the protein MKKFRWAILLAVLVACLLLWTQTINVMCDQDVQFFSGICTINKFIPW from the coding sequence GTGAAAAAATTCAGATGGGCTATTTTGCTGGCCGTGCTGGTGGCCTGTTTATTGCTGTGGACGCAGACTATCAATGTGATGTGCGATCAGGACGTTCAGTTTTTCAGCGGCATTTGCACCATCAATAAGTTCATTCCCTGGTAA
- the yebO gene encoding Uncharacterized protein yebO — protein sequence MNDIVNSGALNVASLAISLFGALVALVAWFFINRASVRANQQVELLEALLEQEKRQTALLRRLCDANEPEAQTPTATPAATQDDDDGFVRLVAER from the coding sequence ATGAACGATATTGTAAATTCTGGTGCTTTAAACGTCGCCTCCCTGGCGATTTCTCTCTTTGGCGCTCTCGTGGCGCTGGTGGCCTGGTTCTTTATTAACCGTGCAAGCGTGCGCGCAAACCAACAGGTTGAACTGCTGGAAGCGCTGCTTGAGCAGGAAAAGCGCCAGACGGCGCTGCTGCGTCGTCTGTGCGACGCGAACGAGCCGGAGGCGCAGACGCCAACGGCCACGCCCGCGGCGACGCAGGACGACGACGACGGTTTCGTCCGCCTGGTGGCTGAGCGCTAA